In the Pseudomonas kermanshahensis genome, GAAGTTGCCGCCTGAAGACAGTCAACCTCCACAGGGGCATGCAAGTGAAGTATCGACAGTCAAGACCAACCTACCGCCGAAATCAGCACACAGTACGATCAGGTTGCTGTTTGTCACTACCAATCAGGCCCGTGCTAAGAATCCAAACTACCGCGCCGCGCTGACCCTTGGATTGCAGGATGCCAATCAGATCACAAAAAATAGCCAGGTCGCTATAACGTATGAGTTAGCCGGTTTTATGGACGCTAATCACGATGAGACCGGCAAAGATTTTGTCACGCTTCTCAATGATCTGACGTACCGGATGCCGGAGGTGAAAGTTGTGCGGGATCGGGTGCGTGCTGATCTCGTCTCGATGTTAGTGACCAATAACGAGCAGTGTGGTGGCGGTAAACCAGGCCCAGAAAAACATTTAGGTTTTACGGCAATCTATTGCATCCCTTCATTGTCGCACGAGATCGGTCATAACTTTAGTATGACCCATAGCTGGGACGGTGTGAGTAATGCCTACACGCATGGATATCAGTATAAACCTGCGTCGGGCTCCCTCAGGTTCCGCACGCAGATGGCTGGCGAGTGCAGCCCGGCCTGCCCTCGGCAATTGTTCTTCTCCAATCCACGCTTGAGTTATCAAGGGCAAGCTCTGGGTACGGTAGCGAACCATGATGTTGCTAGAGCGATGAATGAACGCAGAGAAACGGTTGAGAATTTCTACCCTCCTTTTACGGGTAAGAGAATCAGGAGTGTCGAACGCGCCAAATTAGGGCTTCCAGCCTGCTTGACGGTCACATCAAGGGGTGCGCTGACTTTTGCGGATTGCGGAAATATCAGTGAAGGTGATTTTTGGTACTGGAACAACAATGCGCTGACGACCATTCGCGTCCAGCAAGGCGATATTTTATCATGCCTTCAATGGACGGCAAATGGTGAGGCGGCAGGCATGGGTGCATGCTCAGGTCTGCGTTCAAACTTTAGTTTTGCGGGGGGGGTGATTAAGTTTTCAGCCTTGGGTATCTCCAACTGCATGGAAGGTAATGGAAGAAGCGCCAGCCCTAAATTCAGCTATTGTTATGACAGAGATGATGCTCGATGGGAAACTATACCCTGACCGTCTAAAATGTATATTAGGGAACAGGTGGGGCTGCGGTACCTGGTTTGGACTTCGCCCCACCTGCATTACCGTGGCAACAGGCCAATGATGCGGCCGACGTAGGCGGGTGGTGGAATGCCGTATTGGAGCTTCGTTAGGCGTTGTATGCACTCGGTGGTCACATCACCGAATGGAGATGCCTTCGACGCTTTCAAGCAGACGTGCAATAACATCTGTTCACTGGCTGCCAAAGGCCCCTCAACATTTTCCCTGTGCAAGCTGTGATAAACATGCAAGCGCTTGTGATCAAAACCGATGATCTGCGTCTGCACCCACACTTCGGTACCCAGCTTCACTTCATGCAGGTAGTTGATGTGCGCCTCCAAGGTGAACAGGGAATGCCCACTTTGCCCGCGGCTGTCGGCATCCAGGCCGATACGCTCCATCAATGCATCGGTGGCATAGCTGAAAATCAGCAGGTAATAGGCATCGCGCAGGTGCCCGTTGTAATCCACCCAGTCCTCCTGGACCGGGGTGCGGTAGGTGATCAGTGCGGGCATTGGAGTCTCCTCAATCGCTAAAGGCCATGCCGTGCTTGGCCTTGCTGGTTTTCACCGCGTCCAGCACTGCCAGCAGAGTGTCATCACGGTAGCGCTCCAGCGCGGCGATGCTGCGATCGCCCAGTTGGTCGGAGGTGCCGTCCACAACATCGTCGATCAGCTTGTCGGTCAACTCGGGGGCTGGCAAGTAGGTCCAGGGCAGTTTAAGCGCCGGGCCGAATTGCGACATGAAGTGGCGCATGCCTGCATCGCCACCGGCCAGGGTATAGGTGAGGAAGGTGCCCATGAACGACCAGCGCAGGCCGGCACCAAAGCGGATTGCATCGTCGATTTCGCCGGTGGTCGCCACGCCGTCGTTGACCAAGTGCAGCGCCTCGCGCCACAGCGCTTCGAGCAGGCGGTCGGCAATGAAGCCGGGGACTTCCTTGCGCACATGCAGCGGGCGCATGCCGAGGGCGGTGTAGATGGTTTTCGCCGCGTCGATGGCCTCCGGCGAGGTGCGCTTGCCGCCGACGATTTCGACCAGCGGCAGCAAGTAGACCGGGTTGAACGGGTGGCCGACCACGCATCGCTCTGGGTGGGTGGACGACTCGTAGAATTCACTGGGCAACAGGCCCGAGGTGCTGGAGCCGATGATTGCATCAGGCTTGGCCGCAGCGCTGATCTTCGCGTGCAGTTCGAGCTTGAGGTCCAGGCGCTCTGGGGCGCTTTCCTGGATGAAGTCGGCGTCACGCACGCAGGCTTCGATGGTGCTGACGAAGGTCAAACGTTGTGGCGAAGCGCCTGGCGCCAGGCCTTGTTTTTCCAGCGCCGGCCAGGCGTTGGCGATGCGCTTGCGCAGGGCCTGCTCGGCGCCGGGGGCTGGGTCCCAGGCGACGACATCCAGGCCGTGGGCGAGGGCGCGAGCGACCCAGCCGCTGCCGATCACGCCACTACCCAGGGCGGCGAAGGTCTTGATCTCGGTGATGAAAGGCATAGCGGTCTCCAGTGGGATCAGCGGCGTTTGAGGTTCATTTTTTCCCGGCCCTCGGCCGGGGTCAGCACGCGAGCGCCGAGGCGGGAGATGATCTCCACCGCGCGCTCGACCAGCTGGCCGTTGCTGGCCAGCACGCCACGGTCCAGGTACAAGTTGTCTTCCAGGCCGACGCGCACGTTGCCGCCCAGCAGCACGGCCTGGGCCGCCATGGGCATCTGCATGCGGCCGATGCCGAAGCCGGCCCAGGTGACGTTGGCGGGCAGGTTGTCGACCATGGCCTTCATGGTGGTGGTGTCGGCCGGCGCGCCCCATGGGATGCCCAGGCACAGTTGGAACAGCGGGTCGTCGAGCAGGCCTTCCTTGATCATCTGCTTGGCGAACCACAGGTGGCCAGTGTCGAAGATTTCCAGCTCGGCTTTTACGCCCAGCTCGGTGATGCGCTTGGCACCGGCGCGCAGTTGGGCCGGGGTGGAGACGTAGATCGAGTTGCCGTCGCCGAAGTTGAGGGTGCCGCAGTCGAGGGTGCAGATTTCCGGCAGCAGCGCTTCGACGTGGGCCAGGCGCTCCAGCGGGCCGATCAGGTCGGTGCCTGGGCCGAACTCCAGGGGCGTTTCGCCTGGGCCGATTTCCAGGTCGCCGCCCATGCCAGCGGTGAGGTTGACGATGATGTCCACGTCGGCTTCACGGATGCGCTCCATGACTTCGCGGTACAGGTTCACGTCGCGGCTGAAGCGGCCGGTTTGCGGGTCGCGGACGTGGCAGTGGACCACGGTGGCGCCGGCTTTGGCGGCTTCGACGGCGGCTTCGGCGATCTGCTTGGGGGTAACTGGGACCAAGTGGCTTTTGGAGGCGGTGTCGCCGGCACCGGTGAGGGCGCAGGTGATGATGACGTCGTGGTTCATGGCGGTTCCTTGTGATGTCGGTGGTGGCCTTTCGCGGGGCAAGCCGCTCCCACAGGGTCAGCAGTGACCCTGAGCTTAGCGCTGCACCTGTAGGAGCAGCCTTGTGCTGCGAAAGGGCCGGATCAGTTGGCGGTAAGCTTGAGGTTGTCCGCAGCGGGCTTGCCATCGAAGGTGGTCACCCCTTCAAGCCAGCGGGCCTTGTCCTCGGGGTGGTCCTTGAGCCACTGGCGGGCCGACTCCAGCGCGTCCTTGTGGTCGAGCAGCGGCTGCATCATGCGGCTCTCGTCCTCGGCGCTGAACTTCAGGTTGGCCAGCAGGCGGTGAGCGTTGGGGCAGCGTTCGGCGTAGTCCGGCGCGGTGACCGTCCACACCGTGGCGCGGCCTTCATCAGGGCCGAGCGCGCCTTGACTGTCGCCCAGGTAGGCCATGTCGATGTTCACATTCATCGGGTGCGGCGCCCAGCCGAAGAACACCACCGCCTCCTTGCGCCGCACGGCACGGTCGACCGCGGCGAGCATGCCGGCCTCGCTGGACTCGACCAGCTGGAACTTGCCCAGGCCGAACTGGTTCTTGGCGATCATCGCCTTGATCTGGGTATTGGCGCCGGACCCCGGCTCGATGCCGTAGATTTTCCCGCCCAGCTCCTTCTCGAACTTATGGATATCGGCGAAGGTCTTCAAACCCTTGTCAGCCAGGTACTTAGGCACTGCCAGGGTGGCGCGGGCATCTTCCAGGCTGGGCTTGTCGAGCACCTTGACCTGCTGGGCATCGACAAACGGAGTGATGGTCTGGGTCATGATCGGGTTCCAGTAACCCAAGAACATGTCCAGGCGTTTGTCGCGGATGCCGGCAAAGATGATCTGCTGCGAAGCGCTGGTCTGCTTGGTCTGGTAACCCAGGCCATCGAGCAGTACTTGGGCCATGGCGCTGGTAGCGATGACGTCGGTCCAGTTGACCACGCCAAGGCGCACGTTCTTGCAGGCCGCGGGCTCGGCGGCGAAAAGCGGGGTTGCAACGATGCTGCTCAGGGCAAGGGACAACAGGCTGCGGCGGATCAAGCTGTGCATGGTGGCTCTCCATCGGCAGTGCATATTGTTATTGAGGGCGGCCTCTGCGGACCGTTTGAATACGCTACGCTGGCCGGACCTTGGTCAAGCGCACGCTGGCGACAGGAATTAGCACCTGGGCGACCAGTTTCTGTGGAGTAGCGGATGATGGAGACGATTGCCTTTCTGTTGGTGCCGGGCTTTTCCGCGATGGGGTTCATTTCGGCGGTGGAGCCTCTGCGGGTGGCCAACCGTTTTGGCGGCCAGTTGTACCGGTGGCAGGTGCTCAGCCTGGACGGTGAGGCGGTGCTGGCGAGCAATGGCATGTCGGTGAATGCCGACGCCGCACTGGGGGAGGGTGAGCCCGTCAACATCCTGCTGGTAGTAGCGGGTTTCGAGCCACTGGCCAATATCCCGCCGAAGCTCCTGCATGCGCTGCGTCGGCTGAACCATGAGGCGGTCATGCTCGGGGGAATCGACACGGGAGCAATGGTGCTGGCCGAGGCGGGCTTGCTGGACGGCTACCGGGCGACACTGCACTGGGAGGCGCTGGAGGCGTTCAAGGAGCGCTACCCGGGCCTGCAGGCGACCCAGGAGCTGTTCGAAATCGACCGCAGCCGCATTACCTGTGCCGGCGGCACTGCTTCGATTGATCTGATGCTGCACCTGATCGCCCAGTCTCACGGCAGCGACCTGGCCGTGAAGGTGTCCGAGCAATTCGTGCTGGGTCGCATCCGTCAGCGCCAGGACCACCAGCGCATGCAGATAGGTGCGCGTTACGGTATCAGTAACAAGAAGCTGGTCCATGCCATCGGCGAAATGGAAAAACACACCGAGCCACCCTTGAGCACGCTGGACCTGGCCGCTGCGATCAAAGTGACACGGCGCCAACTGGAGCGCCTGTTCCGTATGCACCTCAATGAAACGCCCAGCAGTTTTTACCTTGCACTGCGGCTGGACAAGGCGCGTCAGCTGTTGGCCCAGACAGACATGTCGGTGACCGAGGTCAGCCTTGCGTGTGGCTTTGAACTGCCATCGTATTTCACGCGGCGCTACAAGTTGAGGTTTGGAAAGTGCCCACGGGAGGAACGTCAACC is a window encoding:
- a CDS encoding thioesterase family protein, producing the protein MPALITYRTPVQEDWVDYNGHLRDAYYLLIFSYATDALMERIGLDADSRGQSGHSLFTLEAHINYLHEVKLGTEVWVQTQIIGFDHKRLHVYHSLHRENVEGPLAASEQMLLHVCLKASKASPFGDVTTECIQRLTKLQYGIPPPAYVGRIIGLLPR
- a CDS encoding L-carnitine dehydrogenase, with translation MPFITEIKTFAALGSGVIGSGWVARALAHGLDVVAWDPAPGAEQALRKRIANAWPALEKQGLAPGASPQRLTFVSTIEACVRDADFIQESAPERLDLKLELHAKISAAAKPDAIIGSSTSGLLPSEFYESSTHPERCVVGHPFNPVYLLPLVEIVGGKRTSPEAIDAAKTIYTALGMRPLHVRKEVPGFIADRLLEALWREALHLVNDGVATTGEIDDAIRFGAGLRWSFMGTFLTYTLAGGDAGMRHFMSQFGPALKLPWTYLPAPELTDKLIDDVVDGTSDQLGDRSIAALERYRDDTLLAVLDAVKTSKAKHGMAFSD
- a CDS encoding 3-keto-5-aminohexanoate cleavage protein, with amino-acid sequence MNHDVIITCALTGAGDTASKSHLVPVTPKQIAEAAVEAAKAGATVVHCHVRDPQTGRFSRDVNLYREVMERIREADVDIIVNLTAGMGGDLEIGPGETPLEFGPGTDLIGPLERLAHVEALLPEICTLDCGTLNFGDGNSIYVSTPAQLRAGAKRITELGVKAELEIFDTGHLWFAKQMIKEGLLDDPLFQLCLGIPWGAPADTTTMKAMVDNLPANVTWAGFGIGRMQMPMAAQAVLLGGNVRVGLEDNLYLDRGVLASNGQLVERAVEIISRLGARVLTPAEGREKMNLKRR
- the choX gene encoding choline ABC transporter substrate-binding protein, encoding MHSLIRRSLLSLALSSIVATPLFAAEPAACKNVRLGVVNWTDVIATSAMAQVLLDGLGYQTKQTSASQQIIFAGIRDKRLDMFLGYWNPIMTQTITPFVDAQQVKVLDKPSLEDARATLAVPKYLADKGLKTFADIHKFEKELGGKIYGIEPGSGANTQIKAMIAKNQFGLGKFQLVESSEAGMLAAVDRAVRRKEAVVFFGWAPHPMNVNIDMAYLGDSQGALGPDEGRATVWTVTAPDYAERCPNAHRLLANLKFSAEDESRMMQPLLDHKDALESARQWLKDHPEDKARWLEGVTTFDGKPAADNLKLTAN
- a CDS encoding GlxA family transcriptional regulator, with amino-acid sequence MMETIAFLLVPGFSAMGFISAVEPLRVANRFGGQLYRWQVLSLDGEAVLASNGMSVNADAALGEGEPVNILLVVAGFEPLANIPPKLLHALRRLNHEAVMLGGIDTGAMVLAEAGLLDGYRATLHWEALEAFKERYPGLQATQELFEIDRSRITCAGGTASIDLMLHLIAQSHGSDLAVKVSEQFVLGRIRQRQDHQRMQIGARYGISNKKLVHAIGEMEKHTEPPLSTLDLAAAIKVTRRQLERLFRMHLNETPSSFYLALRLDKARQLLAQTDMSVTEVSLACGFELPSYFTRRYKLRFGKCPREERQPARAK